Proteins encoded in a region of the Candidatus Moanabacter tarae genome:
- the argC gene encoding N-acetyl-gamma-glutamyl-phosphate reductase: MKPINSSLEKNLVKVGVVGASGYIGELLVRMLSTHPKVDLEVVTSRNYKGKKVDEVIPFLRGRCSNLYFSDSDPEKLGSMESPDLFFLALPHGVASEFARPLLKSGKTVIDLSADFRINSTARYEEFYGHPHPAPDLLQHSFYVIPEIANQSWKDAKLIASPGCYPTSILVPLIPLLRKDIVAREGIVINSFSGVSGAGKKATEFFSFGERNESSTAYGIPKHRHLSEIEEQCIEASGSPVVVQFSPHLAPMTKGIATTIVAKAKANNVDEIYKVWERTYVNSKFVTLLRSGTFPDTAHVIGSNRIDISAVYDPRTGNVVITSALDNLMKGAGGQAIQSMNIINGFEEDEGLTPF, encoded by the coding sequence ATGAAACCCATTAATAGCTCCTTGGAAAAAAATTTGGTGAAAGTTGGTGTCGTTGGAGCATCAGGCTACATCGGAGAATTGCTTGTTCGTATGCTGTCCACCCATCCTAAAGTCGACTTAGAAGTAGTTACTTCACGTAACTACAAAGGAAAAAAAGTAGATGAGGTGATCCCTTTTCTTCGCGGCCGATGCAGCAACCTCTACTTCTCTGACTCAGACCCAGAAAAGCTAGGAAGCATGGAATCCCCTGATCTTTTCTTTCTCGCCCTCCCGCACGGGGTGGCTTCAGAATTCGCGCGACCGTTGCTTAAATCAGGAAAAACCGTTATTGATCTAAGTGCTGATTTCCGAATAAACTCAACTGCACGCTATGAAGAGTTTTATGGCCATCCCCACCCTGCCCCAGATCTTCTCCAACACTCATTTTATGTTATCCCTGAGATAGCAAATCAAAGTTGGAAGGATGCAAAGTTAATCGCTTCTCCCGGTTGTTATCCAACTAGCATCCTAGTGCCTCTTATCCCTCTATTACGTAAAGATATCGTTGCACGAGAGGGTATCGTTATAAACAGTTTCAGCGGAGTTAGTGGAGCAGGCAAGAAAGCCACTGAATTCTTCAGTTTTGGGGAGCGCAATGAAAGCTCCACCGCCTATGGCATCCCCAAGCACCGTCATCTTTCAGAAATTGAAGAACAGTGCATTGAGGCTTCCGGTAGTCCCGTTGTGGTACAATTCTCCCCACACCTGGCACCGATGACTAAAGGAATCGCAACCACGATTGTCGCCAAAGCAAAAGCAAATAATGTAGATGAAATTTATAAGGTATGGGAACGTACCTATGTGAACTCAAAGTTCGTAACACTCCTTAGATCTGGTACTTTTCCTGACACAGCACATGTAATTGGTAGCAACCGTATTGACATTTCGGCAGTTTATGACCCGCGAACTGGTAATGTGGTAATTACTTCAGCTTTGGATAATCTCATGAAGGGAGCTGGCGGCCAAGCGATTCAATCTATGAATATTATCAACGGTTTTGAAGAAGACGAAGGATTAACACCTTTTTAA
- the yitJ_2 gene encoding Bifunctional homocysteine S-methyltransferase/5,10-methylenetetrahydrofolate reductase — translation MAKIPNQTTGAGWHKASLRHLLSKSDEFVNIVELVTSRGILTEENSRKVLTLARRLVEHPKIHGASITDNPGGNPMICADTLGRDLISRGQEVIIHLSCKDWNRNGLEGRAWQLASEGFDNVLTLSGDYPISGYEGQAEGVFDIDSVGLLKMLKDMNRGLEEKKRNRKKTMMPTDFFLGAVVNNHKRLESEVMPQYFKLIKKIKTGAAFIINQVGYDSRKQDELIKYMQKKGLNVPVIANVYVLKASTARFFHGGTIPGIEVTDELLELCQAEAASKDKGKSFFTEFAAKQCAIAKGLGYRGVYLGGHLEYEDYEQIIEKTNNYGKDDWREFAKEIRFSQPGEFFYFQKDPESGLSSTKVNQEYLKSKNLSQLKKTRRQISPAYRLNRRVHNFVFEKGSPCFGIGKKFYKMVDDSRNGIRKFLHGLEQAIKMPAFDCRDCGDCSLPDIAYLCPESQCVKNQRNGPCGGTRKGKCEIGEKECIWSRAYNRLKAYGHEEELLTREVIIKDNSLSGTSAWMNTFLERDHLSKTHHPKKGSL, via the coding sequence ATGGCTAAAATCCCAAACCAAACAACCGGTGCAGGGTGGCATAAAGCATCCTTACGCCATTTGCTAAGCAAGTCCGACGAATTTGTAAACATTGTTGAGTTGGTTACATCTCGTGGTATTCTTACCGAAGAAAACAGCCGTAAGGTCTTAACCCTCGCGCGCCGCCTCGTGGAGCATCCTAAGATCCATGGTGCCAGTATTACAGATAATCCGGGAGGCAACCCCATGATTTGTGCCGATACTTTGGGAAGAGATCTCATCTCTCGTGGCCAGGAAGTCATTATTCATCTCTCCTGCAAAGACTGGAACCGAAATGGATTGGAAGGACGAGCCTGGCAACTAGCCAGCGAAGGATTTGATAATGTCCTAACTTTGTCCGGAGACTATCCAATCTCCGGATATGAAGGACAGGCAGAAGGCGTTTTCGATATCGATTCAGTTGGATTACTAAAGATGTTGAAGGACATGAATCGGGGTTTAGAAGAAAAAAAGCGGAATCGAAAAAAGACCATGATGCCTACTGATTTCTTTCTTGGAGCCGTAGTTAATAACCACAAGCGCCTAGAAAGTGAAGTTATGCCGCAGTACTTTAAGCTCATCAAAAAAATCAAAACAGGGGCTGCATTCATTATAAATCAGGTTGGATACGATTCCCGAAAACAGGACGAACTTATCAAATACATGCAGAAGAAGGGACTCAATGTTCCCGTGATAGCAAATGTTTATGTCCTTAAAGCAAGTACTGCTCGCTTCTTTCACGGAGGCACTATACCGGGGATTGAAGTTACTGATGAGTTATTGGAGCTTTGTCAGGCAGAGGCAGCATCCAAAGATAAGGGAAAATCGTTTTTCACTGAATTCGCTGCTAAACAATGTGCTATCGCAAAGGGCCTTGGATATAGAGGCGTCTACCTAGGTGGCCACCTCGAGTATGAAGACTACGAACAAATAATCGAAAAAACTAATAATTATGGGAAAGACGATTGGCGTGAATTTGCTAAAGAAATACGATTTTCGCAACCGGGTGAATTTTTTTACTTTCAGAAAGATCCAGAGTCTGGCCTAAGTTCAACTAAAGTTAATCAAGAATATCTCAAATCAAAGAATCTGAGCCAGTTAAAAAAAACACGCCGTCAGATCTCTCCCGCATATAGACTTAATCGCCGAGTTCACAACTTTGTTTTTGAAAAGGGAAGCCCTTGTTTCGGAATTGGCAAGAAATTCTATAAAATGGTTGACGACAGCAGAAACGGTATCAGGAAATTCCTCCATGGGTTGGAGCAGGCGATAAAGATGCCGGCTTTCGATTGCCGCGATTGCGGCGACTGTTCTCTACCCGACATCGCATATCTTTGCCCTGAATCACAGTGTGTAAAAAACCAACGAAACGGACCCTGTGGTGGAACCCGGAAAGGCAAATGTGAAATCGGTGAAAAAGAATGCATTTGGTCTCGCGCTTACAATCGTCTCAAGGCCTACGGCCATGAAGAGGAGCTTCTCACTCGGGAGGTCATTATAAAAGACAACTCTCTCAGTGGAACTAGCGCGTGGATGAACACATTCCTTGAACGGGATCATCTCTCCAAGACTCATCATCCTAAGAAAGGTTCCCTGTGA
- the acsE gene encoding 5-methyltetrahydrofolate:corrinoid/iron-sulfur protein co-methyltransferase, whose product MKIKGLEREFFVIGENVHTTRILLRKGKRVTKNPEGLESVQYKDSDGIERFLIIPNEVKRTQDYEEGRIKHVKIAIQSAMGDPSPSAYEGMQYLRQMILKQVAKNVDFIDLNVDEISLNPAEQKTAMSWLVQTAQNISSVPLSIDSSNIETLEAGLAACRLNGIQHMLNSASLERIEVLDLAKRYNAAVIVSAAGSSGMPQNDDERVQNASRMVDTALDKEIQLKSIYIDPLIFPISVDSEFGNHAFEAIRRLREKYGPEIHITGGFSNVSFGIPCRRLVNNVFLNLVIQAGADSGIIDPITSRLDHVLSMERASIPYKLTENMLLGRDRFCKKFLRAYRKGELNG is encoded by the coding sequence GTGAAAATAAAAGGACTCGAGAGAGAATTTTTTGTTATTGGCGAAAATGTACATACCACGCGTATCCTTCTCCGCAAGGGTAAGCGAGTTACTAAAAATCCTGAGGGCCTTGAATCTGTTCAGTACAAGGATTCAGACGGCATTGAACGGTTTTTGATTATTCCAAATGAAGTAAAAAGGACTCAGGATTACGAAGAAGGTAGGATCAAGCACGTTAAGATTGCGATCCAGTCAGCTATGGGAGACCCCAGTCCGTCAGCCTACGAAGGGATGCAGTATCTCCGCCAAATGATTCTGAAACAAGTGGCCAAAAATGTGGATTTTATAGACCTTAATGTTGATGAGATATCGCTAAACCCTGCAGAACAAAAAACGGCAATGAGTTGGCTTGTCCAAACTGCCCAAAATATCTCCTCTGTTCCTCTATCCATTGATTCCTCAAACATAGAAACTCTGGAAGCTGGATTGGCAGCCTGTCGGCTTAATGGAATCCAGCACATGTTGAACTCAGCTTCCTTAGAACGCATTGAAGTCCTCGATCTAGCCAAACGATACAATGCGGCTGTCATCGTTAGTGCGGCTGGCAGTTCAGGGATGCCGCAAAACGACGATGAACGTGTTCAGAATGCTTCTCGAATGGTCGATACCGCATTAGATAAAGAAATACAGCTAAAGAGTATCTATATCGATCCTCTTATCTTCCCTATTTCAGTGGACAGCGAATTCGGGAATCATGCATTCGAAGCAATTCGCAGGCTGAGGGAAAAATATGGCCCTGAAATCCATATCACTGGTGGTTTCAGTAATGTTTCGTTTGGTATCCCTTGCCGACGGCTGGTCAACAACGTCTTTCTCAACCTCGTTATCCAAGCGGGTGCCGACAGTGGAATTATCGACCCAATAACCAGCCGGCTAGATCATGTGCTCTCAATGGAACGCGCCTCCATTCCTTACAAACTTACTGAAAATATGCTTCTAGGCCGCGACCGATTCTGTAAGAAATTCCTTAGAGCATATAGAAAGGGAGAACTAAATGGCTGA
- the rplM gene encoding 50S ribosomal protein L13, giving the protein MKSYLAKPEKIQRRWYLIDASDQILGRLAVKIADVLRGRRKPTYTPHVDTGDFVVVINAEKIRLTGRKEDDKRYMFYTGWMGNEKYLTVRDIREKKPEFLLEHAVKGMLPKNRLADRMIKKLKVHAGPEHPHTSQNPALLET; this is encoded by the coding sequence ATGAAGAGCTATCTTGCAAAGCCGGAAAAAATACAGCGCCGCTGGTATTTGATCGACGCTTCCGATCAAATACTCGGTCGTTTGGCTGTAAAAATCGCAGATGTCCTACGTGGTCGACGTAAACCAACCTATACTCCTCATGTTGATACAGGTGACTTTGTTGTTGTCATAAACGCTGAAAAGATAAGGCTCACTGGCAGGAAAGAGGATGACAAGCGATATATGTTTTACACTGGTTGGATGGGCAATGAAAAATATCTTACCGTCCGTGATATTCGAGAGAAGAAACCCGAATTCCTCCTCGAACATGCCGTCAAAGGAATGTTACCAAAAAACAGGCTTGCTGATCGAATGATAAAAAAACTTAAGGTTCACGCCGGCCCAGAGCATCCTCACACCTCCCAAAATCCTGCATTGTTAGAGACGTAA
- the rpsI gene encoding 30S ribosomal protein S9, protein MTADSKNPRIFAIGRRKTSSARIQLIPGGTGKIIINDRELSDYCCHEAVYKSAIAPLATIDSLNEFDASVKVRGGGPNSQAVAISHSLARALEKFNPEWRIPLKRAGHLKRDPRQKERKKSGQPGARKRFQFSKR, encoded by the coding sequence ATGACCGCAGATTCCAAGAACCCCAGAATCTTCGCTATCGGACGGCGAAAAACTTCTTCCGCACGGATCCAGCTTATTCCCGGGGGCACCGGGAAAATCATTATTAACGATCGAGAACTCAGCGACTATTGCTGCCATGAGGCCGTCTACAAAAGTGCCATAGCTCCCCTTGCTACTATAGATTCCTTGAATGAATTTGATGCTTCTGTGAAAGTCCGTGGTGGGGGACCCAACAGCCAAGCGGTAGCAATTTCTCATTCTCTTGCGCGTGCTTTAGAAAAATTTAATCCCGAATGGAGAATTCCATTAAAACGCGCTGGGCATCTAAAAAGAGACCCACGCCAAAAGGAAAGAAAAAAGTCAGGACAACCGGGAGCCCGCAAGAGATTCCAATTTTCTAAAAGATAA
- the nqrF_1 gene encoding Na(+)-translocating NADH-quinone reductase subunit F, with protein MMATITHEGESRNLHKGRTIFDYADELAVQVPTSCGRSGICHECIVEVTNGIQALNAKTDSESFLRDDFRLACQAQVERKDIDIGFSTLRRTPKILTQTKETRTEIDPVVTRRGNTILYDGEEVDSFRGHIYGIAIDLGTTTIVMDLIDLETGETLRTSAFENPQRFGGSDVMHRISYDGQYPGELRKAVVNALNHEIEELGHQLGFVRQEVYEIVVAGNSTMRDILFRLNVQSIGQKPYRSLIEQEQLDGKRGSTTLLAKARRLGIRANPQTRVYGLPLIGSHVGGDVAADLLSIDMPSQKEAIMLVDVGTNTEVVVGHAGRLVCASCPAGPAFEGGLITYGMPGYEGAIESVSIENGQFLFKTIGDIKPVGICGSGLIDVLAELRRSGQMTPKGVFSEKRRQLSLVPESGITLSREDASNLAQAKAANFCGQFIVMRNFGIEPLDIHKLYLAGGFANYVDVRNAVNIGFLAPVPFDRIEKVGNASIEGSRKILLSRRKRAQIESLVENIEHIELETTSDFFEIFVEGCQFKQMPTEFKKLGAQEPIGFHG; from the coding sequence ATGATGGCGACCATTACTCACGAAGGAGAGTCCCGAAATCTTCACAAAGGTAGAACTATTTTTGACTATGCCGACGAACTCGCCGTACAAGTACCAACATCCTGTGGCCGCTCTGGCATCTGCCACGAATGTATCGTTGAAGTCACCAATGGAATACAGGCTCTAAACGCGAAAACCGATTCGGAGTCGTTTCTCAGGGACGATTTCAGACTGGCCTGTCAGGCTCAAGTCGAGAGGAAGGATATCGACATCGGATTCTCAACTCTAAGGAGAACCCCTAAAATTTTAACCCAGACTAAGGAGACCCGTACCGAGATTGACCCCGTAGTTACACGAAGGGGCAACACAATATTATATGACGGAGAAGAAGTTGATTCCTTCAGAGGTCATATTTACGGCATCGCGATTGACTTGGGAACCACCACCATCGTGATGGATCTGATCGATCTAGAAACTGGGGAAACCCTAAGGACTAGTGCATTCGAAAACCCACAACGTTTCGGAGGAAGTGATGTGATGCACCGTATTTCCTACGATGGACAGTATCCCGGGGAACTCAGAAAGGCGGTTGTTAATGCATTAAATCACGAAATTGAGGAGCTGGGCCATCAACTTGGGTTTGTTCGACAAGAGGTTTATGAAATCGTTGTAGCTGGCAATTCTACGATGCGGGATATTCTGTTTCGGCTTAACGTTCAGAGCATTGGACAAAAACCATACCGTTCTCTGATTGAACAGGAACAGCTCGATGGGAAACGAGGCTCTACTACCCTTTTGGCCAAAGCAAGGAGGTTGGGGATACGTGCAAATCCACAAACTCGAGTCTATGGTCTTCCACTGATTGGCAGTCACGTGGGAGGAGACGTTGCGGCTGACCTTCTTTCAATTGATATGCCTTCACAAAAGGAAGCAATCATGCTCGTTGACGTTGGAACGAATACTGAAGTCGTCGTCGGTCACGCCGGCCGCCTTGTGTGTGCATCCTGTCCTGCCGGACCGGCCTTTGAAGGTGGGTTAATAACATATGGCATGCCGGGTTACGAAGGCGCAATTGAATCAGTTTCTATAGAAAACGGGCAATTTTTATTTAAAACAATAGGGGATATTAAGCCAGTGGGTATATGCGGTTCAGGGCTAATTGATGTTCTCGCAGAATTACGCCGTTCTGGTCAAATGACCCCTAAGGGTGTTTTCTCAGAAAAGAGGCGCCAATTGTCTTTGGTACCGGAATCAGGAATTACCTTATCCCGAGAAGATGCTAGCAACTTGGCTCAGGCAAAAGCGGCAAATTTTTGCGGGCAGTTTATTGTCATGCGAAACTTTGGAATAGAACCACTCGACATCCATAAGCTCTACCTAGCGGGAGGATTCGCTAATTACGTTGATGTCAGAAATGCCGTTAATATCGGATTTCTCGCCCCGGTACCATTCGACCGTATCGAAAAGGTAGGAAATGCTTCGATCGAAGGGTCAAGGAAAATACTTCTATCTCGTAGAAAACGTGCGCAAATCGAATCACTCGTCGAGAATATTGAGCATATCGAACTAGAGACCACATCTGATTTTTTTGAAATCTTTGTCGAGGGCTGTCAGTTTAAACAAATGCCTACAGAATTCAAAAAACTTGGTGCCCAAGAACCTATTGGCTTCCATGGCTAA